A genomic region of Methylobacterium durans contains the following coding sequences:
- a CDS encoding HdeD family acid-resistance protein, whose amino-acid sequence MTTGNPINPPHIAGATPAVPPLVGAARLDAMSMVLARNWWLVALRGLCAILFGVISLVAPLATILTLVIFFAAYMLVDGVVGIVAAVRAAQRQERWGLLLFEGLLDIVVGVVAFLMPAAAVWAFVYLVALWALVTGGLMLAASFRLHLNYGRWWLALGGVISILFGIALLINPGMSAVVLTWWMGGYAVAFGIMLLILAFRLRGRHEEAGRPMPSAPGGATPPAPAA is encoded by the coding sequence ATGACGACCGGCAACCCCATCAACCCTCCCCACATTGCGGGCGCGACTCCGGCCGTGCCGCCCCTCGTCGGCGCCGCCCGCCTCGACGCGATGAGCATGGTGCTCGCGCGCAACTGGTGGCTGGTGGCACTTCGCGGACTCTGCGCCATCCTGTTCGGTGTGATCAGCCTCGTGGCGCCGCTCGCCACGATCCTCACACTCGTGATCTTTTTCGCAGCCTACATGCTGGTCGACGGCGTGGTCGGCATCGTCGCCGCGGTGCGGGCGGCGCAGCGCCAGGAACGCTGGGGGCTGCTCCTGTTCGAGGGCCTGCTCGACATCGTCGTCGGCGTCGTCGCCTTCCTGATGCCGGCGGCCGCGGTCTGGGCCTTCGTCTACCTCGTGGCGCTGTGGGCGCTCGTCACCGGCGGCCTGATGCTCGCCGCCTCCTTCCGGCTGCACCTGAATTACGGCCGCTGGTGGCTGGCGCTCGGCGGCGTGATCTCGATCCTGTTCGGGATCGCGCTGCTCATCAATCCGGGCATGTCGGCTGTGGTGCTGACGTGGTGGATGGGCGGCTACGCCGTCGCCTTCGGCATCATGCTGCTGATCCTCGCCTTCCGCCTGCGCGGACGGCACGAGGAGGCCGGACGGCCGATGCCGAGCGCGCCCGGGGGCGCGACGCCGCCCGCCCCCGCCGCGTAG
- a CDS encoding transglycosylase domain-containing protein: MALLALVAPPVLALTGLVVTSFLTLPPLGGAALDPGQRALTVEADDGRVFATRGAFRGQLLTAPDLPPHLAQAIIAIEDRRFYSHWGVDLRGLFRAAWRNAVGGGVREGGSTITQQYVRLTSLTQEKTLRRKVQEAFLALRVESEMSKDQILLGYLNTAYFGAGAYGVDAAARRYFGKPAKALTLPEAAMLAGLVRAPSQLAPTRNFGGAKERADVVLQTMVETGAITAEAADKARAQTITLRTPPETPPGTNYFLDMVAGDAKRLADTQGDVTVRTTLNLDLQSLAEGVVARRLDAEGTKKKAGQAALVALSKDGAILALVGGRDYEDSQFNRATQAKRQAGSLFKLFVYLTAYQKGYTPESVLVDRPVQIGDWEPQNSNNRFRGAVPLSTAFALSINTIAAQLADEVGVPAVIETARSLGVTSELPNVPSLALGSAEVTLLEMTRAYAGVLANRMPLEAYGVHAIRGGAPQPLYVHPDPKAGAALPGDTRAMMLDSLQAVVDGGTGKAARVSGIPVGGKTGTTQEYRDAWFVGVTPDLVVGIWVGNDDNSAMNRVSGGDMPAAIFRDFVQRAAAQMAKGRAKRPSAARAEPAPAAPVAASPAAELRGVPEVIDTGTLAFRAGWYGFSASRARAARSPDSSPVIFAAARSPADPVPRHNQAAPRFAAGSTETTSPP; the protein is encoded by the coding sequence GTGGCGCTCCTCGCTCTCGTGGCGCCACCGGTCCTCGCCCTGACGGGCCTCGTCGTCACGAGTTTTCTCACCCTGCCGCCCCTCGGCGGCGCGGCCCTCGACCCGGGGCAGCGGGCGCTCACCGTCGAGGCCGACGACGGGCGCGTCTTCGCGACCCGCGGCGCCTTCCGCGGGCAGCTCCTGACCGCGCCCGACCTGCCGCCGCACCTCGCCCAGGCGATCATCGCCATCGAGGACCGCCGCTTCTACAGCCATTGGGGCGTCGACCTGCGCGGACTCTTCCGCGCGGCCTGGCGCAACGCCGTCGGCGGCGGCGTGCGCGAGGGCGGCTCGACCATCACCCAGCAATATGTCCGACTGACCTCGCTGACCCAGGAGAAGACCCTGCGCCGCAAGGTCCAGGAGGCGTTCCTCGCTCTGCGCGTCGAGAGCGAGATGTCGAAGGACCAGATCCTGCTCGGCTATCTCAACACCGCCTATTTCGGGGCCGGCGCCTATGGGGTCGATGCGGCGGCCCGGCGCTACTTCGGCAAGCCCGCCAAGGCCCTGACGCTGCCCGAGGCGGCGATGCTGGCGGGCCTCGTGCGCGCGCCCTCGCAGCTTGCCCCGACCCGCAATTTCGGCGGCGCCAAGGAGCGTGCGGACGTCGTCCTGCAGACGATGGTCGAGACCGGCGCGATCACGGCGGAGGCCGCCGACAAGGCCCGCGCCCAGACGATCACGCTTCGCACGCCGCCCGAGACACCGCCCGGCACCAACTACTTCCTCGACATGGTGGCGGGCGACGCCAAGCGGCTCGCCGACACGCAAGGCGACGTGACCGTGCGCACGACGCTCAACCTCGACCTGCAGAGCCTCGCCGAGGGCGTCGTCGCCCGACGCCTTGATGCGGAGGGCACGAAGAAGAAGGCCGGTCAGGCCGCTCTCGTGGCGCTCTCGAAGGACGGCGCGATCCTCGCTCTGGTTGGCGGGCGCGACTACGAGGACAGCCAGTTCAACCGCGCGACGCAGGCCAAGCGCCAAGCGGGCTCGCTGTTCAAGCTGTTCGTCTACCTTACGGCCTACCAGAAGGGCTACACGCCGGAGAGCGTTCTCGTCGATCGCCCCGTCCAGATCGGCGATTGGGAACCGCAGAACTCGAACAACCGCTTCCGCGGCGCGGTGCCCCTTTCGACGGCCTTCGCCCTCTCGATCAACACCATCGCGGCGCAACTCGCCGACGAGGTCGGCGTGCCGGCGGTGATCGAGACGGCCCGCAGCCTCGGGGTCACGTCGGAGCTGCCGAACGTGCCGAGCCTGGCGCTCGGCTCGGCCGAGGTGACGCTCCTCGAGATGACCCGCGCCTATGCGGGGGTGCTCGCCAACCGCATGCCGCTCGAGGCCTACGGCGTCCACGCGATCCGGGGCGGAGCGCCCCAGCCGCTCTACGTCCATCCCGACCCCAAGGCGGGAGCGGCGCTGCCCGGCGACACCCGGGCGATGATGCTCGACTCGCTCCAGGCGGTGGTCGACGGCGGCACCGGCAAGGCGGCGCGGGTCTCCGGAATCCCGGTCGGCGGCAAGACTGGCACGACGCAGGAATATCGTGACGCGTGGTTCGTCGGGGTGACGCCCGATCTCGTGGTCGGAATCTGGGTCGGCAACGACGACAACAGCGCCATGAACCGGGTCAGCGGCGGCGATATGCCGGCCGCGATCTTCCGGGACTTCGTTCAGCGCGCCGCCGCCCAGATGGCGAAGGGCCGCGCCAAGCGCCCCTCCGCGGCGCGGGCCGAGCCCGCCCCGGCGGCGCCGGTCGCAGCATCTCCGGCGGCGGAGCTGCGCGGCGTGCCCGAGGTGATCGATACCGGCACCCTCGCCTTCCGGGCCGGGTGGTACGGCTTCTCGGCGTCGAGGGCGAGGGCGGCGCGCTCGCCCGACAGCTCGCCCGTTATCTTCGCCGCCGCGAGGTCACCTGCGGACCCGGTGCCGAGGCACAACCAAGCAGCGCCGCGCTTCGCTGCCGGATCGACGGAGACGACCTCGCCGCCCTGA
- a CDS encoding AMP nucleosidase, producing MIDDELRPMESVPDPSAAIDRLVALHAGATGALRAALDRFLDGGTPPDAAERLRFRYPELRVTYRPSGPVPRISRATAKLQVPGTYATTVTQPDHFRTYLMAQLQPLVEDYGVSLEVGLSGQEIPYPYVLEPGADLTRGGIGPAELATYFPVPLLSVVGDEIADGTWQQLPDAPRPLALFDAIRVDYSLRRLVHYTGCDWRHVQPWILLTNYHRYVDRFVRHGLDRLAAGEDGLEQMILPGGITVSRAEAAGADPAAIVAASPWHRFQMPAYHLVARRPDGSMEGTTLVNIGVGPSNAKTITDHLAVLRPHCWLMVGHCGGLRQSQRIGDYVLAHGYLRRDRILDELVPPDVPVPALAEVQLALQAAAGKVTGEQAETLKSRLRTGTVVTYDDRNWELRFSQERRRINLSRAIGVDMESGTIAAQGYRLRVPYGTLLCVSDKPLHGEIKLPGAANAFYERAVAEHLLIGLAALDALRADRAGLHSRKLRSFDEPPFR from the coding sequence GTGATCGACGACGAGTTGCGACCGATGGAATCGGTGCCCGACCCTTCTGCGGCGATCGACCGGCTCGTCGCGCTCCATGCCGGAGCGACCGGCGCCCTGCGGGCAGCGCTCGACCGCTTCCTCGACGGCGGAACGCCGCCGGATGCCGCCGAGCGGCTCCGCTTCCGCTACCCGGAACTGCGCGTCACCTACCGGCCGTCCGGGCCCGTGCCGCGGATCAGCCGGGCGACGGCGAAGCTCCAGGTGCCGGGTACCTACGCCACAACCGTGACCCAGCCCGACCACTTCCGCACTTACCTGATGGCGCAGCTCCAGCCGCTCGTCGAGGATTACGGCGTCAGCCTGGAGGTCGGGCTCAGCGGTCAGGAGATCCCGTACCCCTACGTCTTGGAGCCCGGAGCCGACCTGACGCGCGGCGGGATCGGGCCGGCCGAACTCGCGACCTACTTCCCCGTCCCGCTCCTCTCCGTCGTCGGCGACGAGATCGCGGACGGGACATGGCAGCAGCTCCCGGACGCGCCGCGCCCGCTCGCCCTCTTCGACGCGATCCGCGTCGACTACTCCCTGCGCCGGCTCGTGCACTACACGGGCTGCGACTGGCGCCACGTGCAGCCCTGGATCCTGCTGACAAACTACCACCGCTACGTCGACCGCTTCGTGCGCCACGGCCTGGACCGCTTGGCCGCGGGCGAGGACGGCTTGGAGCAGATGATCCTGCCGGGCGGCATCACGGTGAGCCGTGCCGAGGCGGCCGGCGCCGACCCGGCCGCGATCGTCGCCGCCTCACCCTGGCACCGCTTCCAGATGCCGGCCTACCACCTCGTCGCCCGGCGACCGGACGGGTCGATGGAGGGCACCACGCTCGTCAACATCGGGGTCGGCCCCTCGAACGCCAAGACGATCACCGACCATCTCGCGGTGCTGCGGCCCCATTGCTGGCTGATGGTTGGGCATTGCGGGGGACTGCGCCAGTCGCAACGCATCGGCGACTACGTCCTTGCCCACGGCTACCTGCGCCGCGACCGCATCCTCGATGAGCTGGTGCCCCCGGACGTGCCGGTTCCGGCGCTCGCCGAGGTGCAGCTGGCGCTTCAGGCCGCCGCCGGAAAGGTGACCGGCGAGCAGGCCGAGACGCTGAAGAGCCGCCTGCGCACCGGCACCGTCGTCACCTACGACGACCGCAATTGGGAGTTGCGCTTTTCGCAGGAGCGGCGGCGCATCAACCTGTCCCGCGCGATTGGCGTCGACATGGAGAGCGGCACCATAGCCGCCCAGGGATATCGCCTGCGCGTCCCCTACGGCACGCTGCTCTGCGTCTCCGACAAGCCGCTTCACGGCGAGATCAAGCTGCCGGGCGCCGCCAACGCCTTCTACGAGCGGGCAGTGGCCGAGCACCTGCTGATCGGCCTCGCCGCCCTCGACGCCCTCCGCGCCGACCGCGCGGGCCTGCACTCGCGAAAGCTGCGCAGCTTCGATGAGCCGCCCTTCCGCTGA
- the tsaA gene encoding tRNA (N6-threonylcarbamoyladenosine(37)-N6)-methyltransferase TrmO: MSEVDGASAEDGFERRPGEEWTALPTEFDAGLYFIGRISTPWTRRSECPKNGRQTNAVCTVRVDPAFVPALQNVEGASHLILLYWMDRAARNLVRQRPRHADGSRGTFSLRSPARPNPVALSVVELIRRDGDTLVVQGLDCLDGTPLLDIKPYYASTDSRPEATVERSGR; encoded by the coding sequence ATGAGCGAGGTGGACGGCGCATCGGCGGAGGACGGGTTCGAGCGCCGGCCCGGCGAGGAGTGGACCGCGCTTCCGACCGAGTTCGATGCCGGCCTGTACTTCATCGGCCGGATCTCGACGCCCTGGACCCGCCGCTCCGAGTGCCCGAAGAACGGACGCCAGACGAACGCAGTCTGCACCGTGCGGGTCGACCCGGCCTTCGTGCCGGCCCTCCAGAACGTCGAGGGCGCGAGCCACCTGATCCTGCTCTACTGGATGGACAGGGCCGCGCGGAACCTCGTGCGGCAGCGGCCGCGCCACGCCGACGGAAGCCGGGGCACTTTCTCGCTGCGCTCGCCCGCCCGGCCGAACCCGGTCGCCCTCTCTGTCGTCGAGCTCATCCGGCGCGACGGGGATACGCTTGTGGTGCAGGGCCTCGACTGTCTCGACGGGACGCCGCTCCTCGACATCAAGCCCTACTACGCCAGCACCGATTCGCGGCCCGAGGCCACGGTGGAGCGGTCGGGACGCTGA
- a CDS encoding MarR family winged helix-turn-helix transcriptional regulator, which yields MGRTTKALREAGSAAVRHETIDPDIYVPALLTTLSNNLTRSASTFYRRHFGVGITDWRIMYRLASEPWVTAHHICNAAQLDKGVVSRSLAWMEKRGLVLVRGDETDARRRLVALSPAGHDLHDRITVVALERERNFLATLTTEETDAAIHLLRKLIGNLRAFQKPVAIPPPRDVPAATTVEAAGEVLAAAVRPRARAAAP from the coding sequence ATGGGTCGAACGACGAAGGCATTGCGCGAGGCCGGGAGCGCCGCGGTCCGGCACGAGACGATCGATCCGGATATCTACGTGCCGGCCCTGCTGACGACCCTCTCGAACAACCTGACGCGGAGCGCCTCGACCTTCTACCGGCGGCATTTCGGGGTCGGCATCACCGACTGGCGGATCATGTACCGGCTCGCCTCCGAGCCCTGGGTGACGGCGCACCACATCTGCAACGCGGCCCAGCTCGACAAGGGCGTGGTGAGCCGGAGCCTCGCCTGGATGGAGAAGCGCGGGCTGGTGCTGGTGCGCGGCGACGAGACCGACGCGCGCCGCCGCCTCGTCGCCCTGTCGCCCGCGGGCCACGACCTGCACGACCGGATCACGGTGGTGGCGCTGGAGCGCGAGCGCAATTTCCTCGCGACGCTGACGACCGAGGAGACCGACGCTGCCATCCACCTCCTGCGCAAGCTGATCGGAAACCTGCGGGCCTTCCAGAAGCCGGTGGCGATCCCGCCGCCCCGGGACGTCCCCGCCGCTACGACGGTCGAGGCGGCGGGCGAGGTCCTCGCCGCCGCGGTCAGGCCGCGCGCCCGCGCGGCGGCGCCTTGA
- a CDS encoding efflux RND transporter permease subunit has translation MHAPNDTSGEVRTGGFNLSDWALGHRSFVWFLMAVCLVAGTIAYRGLGREEDPPFAIKTMVVQANWPGATIKDTLEQVTDRIEKELQQINALDYVRSYTTPGQATVFVNLRDTTKPGEIQPAFYQVRKRLGDIQNTFPQGVQGPFFNDEFGDVYGNVYGFTADGLTHRQLRDYVEGVRTEILKVPNIGKTLLLGSQKETIYLDFSTRKLAGYGIDIQSLIKTLQSQNAISPSGVVQAGPERVSVRVSGQFASEDSLRDINLRFNDRFFRLSDVAEISRGYEDPPAALFRVDGKPAIGLAIAMRPNANLLHFGEDLSARMRQIEAKLPIGVGIHLVSDQPRIVEEAVGGFTQALVEAVVIVLVVSFISLGLRAGLVVAISIPLVLAIVFVIMQIMGVTLQRISLGALIIALGLLVDDAMITVEMMVARLELGDSLKKAATYAYTSTAFPMLTGTLVTVAGFLPIGFNGSAAGEYTYSLFVVIAASLLVSWVVAVLFAPLIGVALLPKTMKAHSHEGGRLTRLFLRVLRVAMRFRWTTVLACVAMMGLAIAGMTKVQQQFFPASDRAELLVDMTLPQNATITETKAQMDRFEAALKGDPDIERWSSYVGQGAVRFYLPLDQQLANAFFGQIVIVTKSLEARDRVIARLDAFGKRDFVGTDVFVNPLSLGPPVGRPIQYRLSGPDLQVVRENALKLADIVARNPHVGVPTFDWNEPGKVLRVEILQDKARQLGVTSQDIASILNSVVGGSAITQVRDSIYLVNVVGRARTIERTSLDTLQSLQVTLSNGAVVPLLAFAKIDYDLEQPIVWRRDRVPTLTVKAPIIDATQPPTIVADLQAEIDAYARALPEGYTLATGGAVEEAAKGQGPIAAVVPVMLLTMAVFLMIQLQSVQKLFLVSSVAPLGIIGVVAALLSSGKPMGFVAILGILALIGIIIRNAVILIAQIEECEAEGLGPWDAVVEATRHRMRPILLTAAAASLGMIPIAREVFWGPMAYAMIGGIIAATFLTLFFLPALYVGWYRIKAPPRGRAA, from the coding sequence ATGCACGCACCGAACGACACAAGCGGCGAGGTGCGCACTGGGGGCTTCAACCTCTCGGACTGGGCGCTCGGGCACCGCTCCTTCGTCTGGTTCCTGATGGCCGTGTGCCTGGTCGCCGGCACCATCGCCTACCGGGGCCTCGGCCGCGAGGAGGACCCGCCCTTCGCCATCAAGACCATGGTCGTCCAGGCGAACTGGCCGGGCGCCACCATCAAGGACACGCTGGAGCAGGTCACCGACCGGATCGAGAAGGAGCTCCAGCAGATCAACGCCCTCGACTACGTGCGGAGCTACACGACGCCGGGCCAGGCGACCGTGTTCGTCAACCTGCGCGATACGACAAAGCCGGGGGAGATCCAGCCCGCCTTCTACCAGGTGCGTAAGCGCCTCGGGGACATCCAGAACACCTTCCCGCAAGGGGTGCAGGGCCCGTTCTTCAACGACGAGTTCGGCGACGTCTACGGCAACGTCTACGGCTTCACCGCCGACGGGCTGACCCACCGGCAGCTGCGCGACTACGTCGAGGGCGTGCGCACCGAGATCCTGAAGGTCCCGAACATCGGCAAGACGCTGCTGCTCGGCAGCCAGAAGGAGACGATTTACCTCGACTTCTCGACCCGCAAGCTCGCCGGCTACGGCATCGACATCCAGTCGCTGATCAAGACCCTGCAGAGCCAGAACGCGATCTCGCCGTCCGGCGTCGTCCAGGCCGGTCCGGAGCGGGTCTCGGTGCGGGTGAGCGGCCAGTTCGCCTCCGAGGATTCGCTGCGCGACATCAACCTGCGCTTCAACGACCGCTTCTTCCGCCTCTCGGACGTCGCCGAGATCAGCCGCGGCTACGAGGACCCGCCGGCCGCCCTGTTCCGGGTCGACGGCAAGCCGGCGATCGGGCTCGCCATCGCCATGCGGCCGAACGCCAACCTCCTGCATTTCGGCGAGGATCTGAGCGCGCGCATGCGTCAGATCGAGGCCAAGCTCCCGATCGGGGTCGGCATCCACCTCGTCTCGGACCAGCCCAGAATCGTGGAGGAGGCGGTCGGCGGCTTCACCCAGGCGCTGGTCGAGGCCGTCGTCATCGTCCTCGTCGTCAGCTTCATCAGCCTCGGGCTGCGGGCGGGGCTCGTCGTCGCGATCTCGATCCCGCTGGTCCTCGCCATCGTCTTCGTGATCATGCAGATCATGGGGGTGACGCTGCAGCGCATCTCCCTCGGCGCCCTGATCATCGCGCTGGGACTTCTCGTCGATGACGCGATGATCACCGTGGAGATGATGGTCGCCCGCCTCGAACTCGGCGACTCGCTGAAGAAGGCTGCGACCTACGCCTACACCTCGACCGCCTTCCCGATGCTCACCGGCACCCTGGTGACGGTGGCGGGCTTCCTGCCGATCGGCTTCAACGGCTCGGCGGCCGGCGAGTACACCTACTCGCTCTTCGTGGTGATCGCGGCCTCGCTCCTCGTCTCCTGGGTGGTGGCGGTGCTGTTCGCGCCCCTCATCGGCGTGGCGCTGCTGCCCAAGACGATGAAGGCGCATTCCCACGAGGGCGGCCGGCTGACCCGCCTGTTCCTCCGCGTGCTCCGGGTCGCGATGCGCTTCCGCTGGACCACGGTGCTCGCCTGCGTCGCGATGATGGGGCTCGCGATCGCCGGCATGACGAAGGTGCAGCAGCAATTCTTCCCCGCCTCCGACCGGGCCGAGCTCCTCGTCGACATGACGCTGCCGCAGAACGCGACCATCACCGAGACGAAGGCCCAGATGGACCGCTTCGAGGCGGCGCTGAAGGGCGACCCCGACATCGAGCGCTGGTCGTCCTATGTCGGCCAGGGCGCCGTGCGCTTCTACCTGCCCCTCGACCAGCAGCTCGCCAACGCCTTCTTCGGGCAGATCGTGATCGTCACGAAGTCGCTCGAGGCCCGCGACCGGGTGATCGCCCGCCTGGACGCGTTCGGGAAGCGCGACTTCGTCGGCACCGACGTCTTCGTGAACCCGCTCTCCCTCGGCCCCCCGGTCGGCCGGCCGATCCAGTACCGGCTCAGCGGGCCGGACCTGCAGGTGGTGCGCGAGAACGCCCTGAAGCTCGCCGACATCGTCGCGCGAAACCCCCATGTCGGCGTGCCGACCTTCGACTGGAACGAGCCCGGCAAGGTGCTGCGCGTCGAGATCCTGCAGGACAAGGCCCGCCAGCTCGGCGTGACCAGCCAGGACATCGCCTCGATCCTCAACAGCGTCGTCGGCGGCTCCGCGATCACGCAGGTGCGCGACTCGATCTACCTCGTGAACGTCGTGGGCCGCGCCCGCACCATCGAGCGCACCTCCCTCGATACGCTCCAGAGCCTGCAGGTCACGCTCTCGAACGGCGCCGTGGTGCCGCTCCTCGCCTTCGCGAAGATCGACTACGACCTCGAACAGCCGATCGTCTGGCGCCGCGACCGGGTGCCGACGCTCACCGTCAAGGCGCCGATCATCGACGCGACGCAGCCGCCGACCATCGTGGCGGATCTCCAGGCCGAGATCGATGCCTACGCGCGCGCGCTGCCCGAGGGCTACACGCTGGCGACCGGCGGCGCCGTCGAGGAGGCCGCCAAGGGCCAGGGGCCGATCGCGGCGGTGGTGCCGGTCATGCTGCTGACGATGGCGGTCTTCCTGATGATCCAGCTCCAGAGCGTGCAGAAGCTGTTCCTCGTCTCCAGCGTCGCGCCGCTGGGGATCATCGGCGTCGTCGCGGCGCTCCTCAGCTCGGGTAAGCCCATGGGATTCGTGGCGATTCTCGGGATTCTGGCCTTGATCGGGATCATCATCCGCAATGCCGTGATCCTGATCGCTCAGATCGAGGAATGCGAGGCGGAGGGGCTCGGGCCCTGGGACGCCGTGGTCGAGGCGACCCGCCACCGCATGAGGCCGATCCTGCTCACCGCGGCGGCCGCCAGCCTCGGCATGATCCCGATCGCCCGCGAGGTGTTCTGGGGCCCGATGGCCTACGCCATGATCGGCGGCATCATCGCCGCCACCTTCCTGACCCTGTTCTTCCTGCCGGCCCTCTATGTCGGCTGGTACCGGATCAAGGCGCCGCCGCGCGGGCGCGCGGCCTGA
- a CDS encoding efflux RND transporter periplasmic adaptor subunit, producing MPLLLAACQPAQEKAEAPPVRPVLYTLAKPVDRVVFGPFAGTVEPRYQSQLGFQIGGRVVARDVTVGDIVTKGQRLAALDPVVPRFALVRAEADVADARAQAENAAATEARTRRLMEGANVTQAQLDGAVANRDTAQARLAQAQSSLQKAQDQIGYTELKADFDGVVTQRSAEVGQVLSAGQAVVTVARPEEREAVVDIPEDLAGAMPKDGRFTVSLQSAPEVTAAGRVREVSPFADQSTRTRRIRMSLENPPSAFRLGATITVSLSRPVAPRFPLPATAILTENGRDSVWIVNAAGNAVARRDVALAERGPERVTVSGGLNPNERVVVAGVHSLQEGQTIRLSEEPL from the coding sequence ATGCCCCTCCTCCTCGCCGCCTGCCAGCCGGCACAGGAGAAGGCCGAGGCGCCGCCGGTACGGCCGGTGCTCTACACCCTCGCCAAGCCCGTCGACCGGGTCGTCTTCGGCCCCTTCGCCGGCACGGTGGAGCCGCGCTACCAGTCGCAGCTCGGCTTCCAGATCGGCGGCCGGGTGGTCGCCCGCGACGTCACGGTCGGCGACATCGTGACGAAGGGCCAGCGCTTGGCCGCCCTCGATCCCGTGGTGCCGCGCTTCGCCCTGGTGCGGGCCGAGGCCGATGTCGCCGATGCCAGGGCGCAGGCCGAGAATGCCGCGGCCACCGAGGCGCGCACCCGCCGCCTGATGGAGGGCGCCAACGTCACCCAGGCCCAGCTCGACGGCGCCGTGGCCAACCGCGACACCGCCCAGGCCCGCCTCGCCCAGGCCCAGTCGAGCCTGCAGAAGGCGCAGGACCAGATCGGCTACACCGAGCTGAAGGCGGATTTCGACGGGGTGGTGACGCAGCGCAGCGCCGAGGTCGGGCAGGTCCTGAGCGCCGGCCAGGCGGTCGTGACCGTGGCCCGCCCCGAGGAGCGCGAGGCCGTCGTCGACATCCCCGAGGATCTGGCCGGCGCGATGCCCAAGGACGGGCGCTTCACGGTCTCGCTCCAGAGCGCGCCCGAAGTCACGGCGGCGGGCCGGGTCCGCGAGGTCTCGCCCTTCGCCGACCAGTCGACCCGCACCCGGCGCATCCGTATGAGCCTGGAGAACCCGCCTTCCGCCTTCCGCCTCGGCGCGACCATCACGGTCTCCCTGTCGCGGCCGGTCGCGCCCCGCTTCCCGCTGCCCGCCACCGCCATCCTGACGGAGAACGGGCGCGACTCGGTCTGGATCGTGAACGCCGCCGGCAATGCCGTGGCCCGCCGCGACGTCGCCCTGGCCGAGCGCGGCCCCGAGCGCGTCACGGTGAGCGGCGGCCTGAACCCGAACGAGCGCGTCGTCGTCGCCGGCGTCCATTCCCTGCAGGAGGGCCAGACGATCCGGCTCTCGGAAGAGCCCCTGTGA
- a CDS encoding efflux RND transporter periplasmic adaptor subunit gives MTGRRSTPLAICAVLLAGAVAAPALSAQTEPGKPLAAQTFVRVVAAERSMIATDIVITGDVQAQAQTNVSFRTNGKVGARLVEVGDHVEADQVLARLDPQEQRANLDNARAALTSAEAQLTQAKLSFKRQETLLASGYTTRPAFDNAEQQLRTTQAAVDSAKAALGTAQEQFSYTELRAGVAGIVLSRSLETGQVVRAGQSVLILAQDGPRDAVFNVYEALLATPPDSKTVEVVLQADPGVVAVGSVREIAPSVDPSSGTVRVKVGLDRTPPQMGLGAVVVGRGKFRPQPAIVLPWSALYRWKGRPAIWVLDPATGTVSPRNVTVERYGADTIALAAGVEPGEQVVTAGIQFLRPGQTVTVAASGEGGR, from the coding sequence ATGACGGGACGTCGATCAACGCCGCTCGCCATCTGCGCCGTCCTGCTGGCCGGCGCGGTCGCCGCACCCGCCCTCTCTGCCCAGACGGAGCCCGGGAAGCCGCTCGCGGCGCAGACATTCGTGCGCGTCGTCGCGGCCGAGCGCTCGATGATCGCCACCGACATCGTCATCACCGGGGACGTGCAGGCGCAGGCGCAGACCAACGTCTCGTTCCGGACGAACGGCAAGGTCGGCGCGCGCCTCGTCGAGGTGGGGGACCATGTCGAGGCCGATCAGGTCCTCGCCCGCCTCGACCCGCAGGAGCAGCGGGCGAACCTCGACAACGCCCGCGCGGCGCTCACCTCGGCGGAGGCGCAGCTCACGCAGGCGAAGCTCAGCTTCAAGCGCCAGGAGACGCTGCTGGCGAGCGGCTACACGACCCGGCCCGCCTTCGACAATGCCGAGCAGCAGCTCCGGACGACCCAGGCGGCGGTCGACTCGGCCAAGGCCGCGCTCGGCACCGCGCAGGAGCAGTTCTCCTACACGGAGCTGCGCGCGGGCGTCGCCGGCATCGTGCTCAGCCGCTCGCTGGAGACCGGCCAGGTCGTGCGGGCGGGCCAGTCCGTGCTCATTCTCGCGCAGGACGGGCCGCGCGATGCGGTGTTCAACGTCTACGAGGCGCTGCTGGCGACGCCGCCCGACTCGAAGACCGTCGAGGTCGTGCTCCAGGCCGACCCCGGCGTCGTCGCGGTGGGCAGCGTCCGCGAGATCGCGCCGAGCGTCGATCCGTCCTCCGGCACGGTGCGGGTCAAGGTCGGGCTCGACCGGACGCCGCCGCAGATGGGGCTCGGAGCGGTCGTGGTCGGGCGGGGCAAGTTCCGGCCGCAACCGGCCATCGTGCTGCCCTGGTCGGCGCTCTACCGCTGGAAGGGCCGGCCCGCGATCTGGGTGCTCGACCCGGCGACGGGCACGGTGTCCCCGCGCAACGTCACGGTCGAGCGCTACGGCGCCGACACGATCGCGCTCGCCGCCGGCGTGGAGCCGGGCGAGCAGGTCGTCACGGCGGGCATCCAGTTCCTGCGTCCGGGCCAGACCGTGACGGTGGCGGCGAGCGGGGAGGGCGGCCGATGA